The following are encoded together in the Methylomonas methanica MC09 genome:
- the gshA gene encoding glutamate--cysteine ligase, producing MISLQNDLPKRLQYLIDNNLHHLLQLGLKGIEKESLRINRRGVISPTPHPKALGSALTHPYITTDYSEALLEFITPPFADVKQTLGYMHQIHQFVYPQLGEEMLLATSMPCGIDGDLSVPIAEYGSSNVGKMKHVYRKGLWHRYGRTMQAIAGIHFNYSVPQALWPMLHRQAGNPGSLQNFIADGYFGLIRNFQRKGWLMLYLFGASPAICKSFFKSRPQLMDDFEEFDAHTLYHPYATSLRMSDIGYKSKNQAGLQIDYNSLDGYVESLSAAINTPYPEYQKIGVKVDGEYRQLNANILQIENEFYSTMRPKQIAESGEKPTLALKRRGVMYVEMRSLDLNLFNPIGIEESTARFIEAFLLNCLLQDSPPQASEELENNNRNQLLVANQGRKPGLMLSKNGQDISLREWAHQILDNMQPICALLDQGSLDKPYQLALQQQQAMVDNPSLTPSAHILACMTHNSQEFGCFASNVSALHKHYFNTQPLDSQMQQQFAEMATVSLRKQAEIEAADTLSFDDFLTHYFSQS from the coding sequence ATGATTAGTCTACAAAACGACCTACCCAAACGCTTGCAATACCTGATCGATAACAACCTGCACCACCTGCTGCAGTTGGGTTTGAAAGGCATAGAAAAGGAGAGTCTGCGCATCAACCGGCGCGGGGTTATTTCGCCGACCCCGCATCCCAAGGCCTTGGGCTCCGCTCTCACCCACCCCTATATCACTACAGATTACTCCGAAGCCTTACTGGAGTTCATCACCCCGCCGTTTGCCGACGTCAAGCAAACCCTGGGCTACATGCATCAGATTCACCAATTCGTCTATCCGCAACTGGGCGAGGAAATGCTGTTGGCCACCAGCATGCCTTGCGGCATAGACGGCGACTTGAGCGTGCCGATAGCCGAGTACGGCAGCTCTAACGTCGGCAAAATGAAACACGTCTACCGCAAAGGCCTTTGGCACCGCTACGGCCGCACCATGCAAGCCATTGCCGGCATCCATTTCAATTACTCTGTTCCGCAGGCCTTATGGCCTATGCTGCACAGACAGGCCGGCAATCCCGGATCCTTGCAAAACTTTATCGCCGACGGTTATTTCGGCTTAATCCGCAATTTCCAGCGCAAAGGCTGGCTGATGCTTTATCTATTCGGCGCCTCGCCGGCGATTTGCAAAAGCTTCTTCAAAAGCCGCCCGCAGCTGATGGATGACTTCGAAGAGTTCGATGCCCATACGCTGTATCATCCTTATGCCACGTCGCTACGCATGAGCGACATTGGTTACAAAAGCAAAAATCAGGCGGGCCTGCAAATCGATTACAACTCGCTGGACGGCTATGTCGAAAGCCTTAGCGCCGCCATCAATACGCCCTACCCGGAATACCAAAAAATCGGCGTCAAAGTCGATGGCGAATACCGACAGCTCAACGCCAATATTCTGCAAATCGAAAACGAGTTTTACAGCACCATGCGCCCCAAGCAAATCGCCGAATCCGGCGAGAAACCCACGCTGGCACTAAAACGCCGCGGCGTGATGTATGTGGAGATGCGCTCGCTGGATTTAAACTTGTTCAACCCTATCGGCATCGAGGAAAGCACCGCGCGTTTCATTGAGGCTTTTCTCCTCAACTGCCTGCTGCAGGATAGCCCACCGCAAGCCTCGGAAGAATTGGAAAATAATAATCGCAACCAGCTGCTGGTCGCCAACCAGGGCCGCAAACCGGGGCTAATGCTGAGTAAGAATGGCCAGGATATCAGCCTGCGGGAATGGGCTCATCAAATTTTGGACAACATGCAGCCGATTTGCGCCTTACTGGATCAGGGCAGCCTGGATAAACCCTACCAACTGGCATTGCAACAGCAGCAGGCTATGGTGGATAACCCTTCGCTGACGCCGTCGGCGCACATTCTGGCCTGTATGACGCATAACAGCCAGGAATTCGGCTGCTTCGCCAGCAACGTCTCGGCCTTACATAAACATTACTTCAATACTCAGCCGCTGGACTCGCAAATGCAGCAGCAGTTCGCTGAGATGGCTACCGTATCGCTACGTAAACAAGCCGAGATCGAAGCCGCAGACACCTTATCCTTCGATGATTTTTTGACTCACTATTTTTCGCAATCATGA
- a CDS encoding phosphoadenylyl-sulfate reductase produces the protein MTEFDLKQIQTELQGKNPRTILKAAMARFDNIAISFSGAEDVALIDLALNIRKDIQVFSLDTGRLHPETYRFIEQVRKHYQIDIELLAPDREVLDRFVKQKGLFSFYEDGHSECCGIRKVEPLSRKLATLDAWITGQRKDQSLDTRSDIPEVQLDTTFSAGDKSLIKFNPLLNWSSAQVWDYIEAYQVPYNPLHGQGFVSIGCEPCTRPILPNQHERAGRWWWEDAAKKECGLHAGNINP, from the coding sequence ATGACCGAATTCGACTTAAAGCAAATCCAAACCGAATTGCAAGGTAAAAACCCGCGCACGATCCTGAAAGCCGCCATGGCCCGGTTCGACAATATCGCCATTTCTTTTAGCGGCGCCGAAGATGTGGCGCTGATCGATTTGGCTCTGAATATCCGCAAAGACATTCAGGTGTTCTCGCTGGATACCGGCCGCCTGCATCCGGAGACCTACCGCTTCATCGAGCAGGTCCGCAAACATTACCAAATCGACATCGAACTGCTGGCCCCGGACCGCGAGGTGTTGGACCGCTTTGTCAAACAAAAAGGCCTGTTCAGTTTTTACGAAGACGGCCATAGCGAATGTTGCGGCATTCGCAAGGTGGAACCCTTAAGCCGTAAGCTGGCCACTTTGGACGCCTGGATTACCGGCCAGCGCAAGGATCAAAGCCTGGATACCCGTAGCGACATTCCCGAAGTACAACTCGATACAACTTTTTCCGCCGGCGACAAATCACTGATCAAATTTAATCCGCTGTTAAACTGGTCGTCCGCACAGGTTTGGGATTACATAGAAGCGTATCAGGTGCCTTACAACCCGTTACATGGACAAGGCTTCGTCAGCATCGGCTGCGAACCCTGTACCCGCCCGATATTGCCGAACCAGCACGAACGCGCCGGCCGCTGGTGGTGGGAAGATGCCGCCAAGAAAGAATGCGGCTTGCACGCGGGCAATATTAACCCTTGA
- a CDS encoding helix-turn-helix transcriptional regulator, protein MTTPIGSRQEQIMTLLLNSAGGMSIDEMAAKMDISRNAVKQHLVGLEKLQWVKEAALTSTGGRPARSYRLTEQGLNRFPKQYAWFCNLLLDDLAAELSTEALEKMMWNMGVKLAQSLAPQFSHKNTQQKLLALVELMQSLGYHAELEQAEGLPTIKAVNCVYHDLAQQHPELCHFDQALISTLLEKPIQQTQCMAKQDCACRFNLALAKD, encoded by the coding sequence ATGACCACTCCTATCGGATCACGACAAGAACAGATCATGACTTTGCTGCTGAATTCGGCGGGCGGCATGAGCATTGATGAAATGGCGGCAAAAATGGATATCTCCCGGAATGCGGTTAAGCAGCATTTGGTAGGGCTGGAAAAACTGCAATGGGTTAAAGAAGCGGCGTTGACCAGCACCGGAGGCCGGCCGGCACGCAGTTATCGTTTGACCGAGCAGGGTTTGAACCGCTTTCCCAAGCAATACGCCTGGTTTTGCAATCTGTTGCTCGACGATTTGGCTGCGGAGTTATCGACCGAAGCGTTGGAAAAAATGATGTGGAATATGGGGGTTAAGCTGGCGCAATCCCTGGCGCCGCAATTCAGTCATAAGAATACCCAGCAAAAACTGTTGGCGTTGGTCGAGCTGATGCAAAGCCTGGGTTATCATGCGGAACTGGAGCAAGCGGAAGGGCTGCCTACCATCAAGGCGGTTAATTGCGTTTATCACGACCTGGCCCAACAACATCCTGAACTGTGTCATTTCGATCAGGCCTTGATCAGCACCTTATTGGAAAAACCGATTCAGCAGACCCAGTGCATGGCCAAACAAGACTGCGCCTGCCGGTTTAATTTGGCGTTAGCCAAGGATTGA
- a CDS encoding group I truncated hemoglobin — protein sequence MTETTTSLYDQLGGEAAVNAAVDIFYRKVLGDHRINRFFDNTDIEKQAAKQKSFLTMAFGGPNNYNGADMRQAHAHLVQKLGLDDSHFDAVMEHLSGTLVELSVPQNLIDQVAAIAESTRDDVLNR from the coding sequence ATGACTGAAACCACCACCTCCTTATACGACCAACTGGGCGGCGAAGCCGCCGTTAACGCCGCTGTCGATATTTTTTACCGCAAAGTCCTCGGCGATCACCGCATCAACCGGTTTTTCGATAATACCGATATCGAAAAACAGGCCGCAAAACAAAAATCGTTTCTGACCATGGCCTTCGGCGGCCCTAACAACTACAACGGCGCCGACATGCGCCAGGCCCATGCTCATCTGGTACAAAAACTCGGCCTGGACGATTCCCACTTCGATGCGGTTATGGAACACCTAAGCGGTACCTTGGTAGAACTGAGCGTGCCGCAAAACCTGATCGACCAAGTCGCCGCTATCGCGGAAAGTACACGTGACGATGTTTTGAATCGCTGA
- a CDS encoding 2Fe-2S iron-sulfur cluster-binding protein, producing the protein MSLKKITLDNHEVVCQSGETVLDALLREHIDIPHACREGACQSCMIRSLNGPPPIAAQNGLKDVLRHQNHFLACLCHPQEDMVISLSPPADFFNEATVTGKELLNSETLLLTLHSEQPLDYYAGQFVNLRRADGLTRSYSIANNRIHTHKLTFHIRRLSGGRFSEWAHRELNIGDTLSVSDPQGLCYYLPNQPEQCMLLIGTGSGLAPLAGIISEALHHGHSGVIHLFHGSREVDGLYWIDEMQQLARQYANFHYTPCVSKGDAPAGFAAGRANDVAISLLPSLKGWRVYLCGHPDMVNQTKRQAYLHGASLQDMYADAFHVASATLD; encoded by the coding sequence ATGTCGTTAAAAAAAATTACATTGGATAATCATGAAGTGGTTTGCCAAAGCGGCGAAACGGTTCTCGATGCCTTACTGCGCGAACATATCGACATCCCTCACGCCTGCCGGGAGGGCGCCTGCCAAAGCTGCATGATACGCAGCTTGAACGGCCCGCCCCCGATTGCCGCTCAAAACGGCTTAAAGGACGTACTGAGGCATCAAAATCATTTTTTGGCCTGTCTATGCCATCCGCAAGAGGATATGGTCATCAGCCTGAGCCCTCCGGCCGATTTCTTTAACGAGGCCACCGTAACCGGCAAAGAGTTACTGAATTCGGAAACGCTATTACTCACACTGCACAGCGAGCAGCCGCTGGATTACTACGCCGGTCAGTTCGTGAATTTAAGACGCGCCGACGGTCTGACCCGCAGCTATTCCATTGCCAATAACCGTATTCACACCCATAAATTAACCTTCCATATCCGCCGTCTTTCGGGCGGACGCTTTAGCGAATGGGCGCACCGGGAATTAAACATCGGCGACACACTTTCCGTTTCCGACCCGCAAGGGCTGTGTTACTACCTGCCTAATCAACCGGAGCAATGCATGTTGCTGATCGGCACCGGCAGCGGCTTGGCGCCACTGGCCGGCATCATCAGCGAAGCGCTGCATCATGGCCACAGCGGCGTCATCCACTTATTTCATGGCAGCAGGGAAGTCGACGGCCTGTATTGGATAGACGAAATGCAGCAACTGGCCCGGCAATATGCTAATTTTCACTACACCCCTTGCGTATCCAAAGGCGACGCGCCGGCGGGTTTCGCGGCCGGCCGCGCCAATGACGTGGCGATATCCCTGCTACCCAGTCTGAAAGGCTGGCGGGTTTATCTGTGCGGTCATCCGGACATGGTCAACCAGACCAAACGCCAGGCGTATTTGCACGGCGCCAGTCTTCAAGACATGTACGCGGACGCTTTTCACGTAGCCTCCGCAACTTTGGACTAG
- a CDS encoding HPP family protein, with protein MWQFLRQFTLEPVSLSLKEKCIAALASFSAILGTGLLTQLYAGEYTTLLVASMGASAVILFVIPGSPLAQPWPFLGGQLLSAIIGVYCAFYIPQPILAAALAVGLAIWIMLVLRCLHPPGAATALAPIVSNAHHSGPDLGFLIGPVGINVLFMLLLAIFINRLILRRDYPARLSPPKRSTPQQADTDKLTGISLNDIQQVTQGYDHFIDIGADELLQIYRRLQLLRFEQTTGALSCGDIMQDNIVTAEYATEVEDAWTLMHKQRLTVLPVLDRARRVIGIVTRHDFLKNIQLTPYRGFQDKWQTFIKSTPHSHTDKPEALGHIMTRRVKTLPATAHISELLPLIVNEGHHHIPITDAEGRFAGIVFQSRLISALFTNQLPQQTKPALKNA; from the coding sequence ATGTGGCAATTCCTCCGCCAGTTCACCCTAGAGCCGGTCAGCTTAAGCCTAAAGGAAAAATGCATCGCCGCCCTGGCGAGCTTTAGCGCGATTTTGGGCACCGGTTTGCTGACTCAACTCTACGCAGGCGAATATACAACCCTACTGGTCGCATCCATGGGCGCATCGGCGGTGATTTTGTTTGTCATCCCCGGCAGCCCGTTAGCTCAACCCTGGCCATTCTTAGGCGGTCAGTTACTGTCGGCAATAATAGGGGTCTATTGCGCCTTTTATATACCGCAACCGATTTTGGCAGCCGCGCTGGCTGTAGGGCTCGCCATATGGATTATGCTGGTATTACGTTGTCTGCACCCTCCTGGCGCGGCAACCGCATTAGCGCCGATAGTAAGCAACGCTCACCATTCCGGACCGGACCTGGGATTTCTAATCGGTCCGGTTGGCATCAACGTACTGTTCATGTTGCTACTGGCTATATTCATCAACCGGCTGATCCTGAGGCGAGATTATCCGGCCCGATTGTCGCCCCCTAAACGATCGACTCCGCAACAGGCCGATACCGATAAGCTAACCGGTATCAGCTTGAACGACATTCAACAAGTCACCCAAGGTTATGATCATTTTATAGACATCGGCGCGGACGAACTGTTGCAAATATACAGACGCTTGCAATTATTACGGTTTGAACAGACTACCGGCGCACTGAGTTGCGGCGATATCATGCAGGATAATATCGTCACCGCCGAATATGCCACCGAAGTCGAAGACGCCTGGACTCTGATGCATAAACAACGACTGACGGTACTGCCGGTTCTGGATCGCGCCCGACGGGTTATCGGCATCGTCACCCGCCACGATTTCTTAAAAAACATACAGCTGACACCGTACCGGGGCTTTCAGGATAAATGGCAGACCTTCATCAAAAGCACCCCGCATTCCCACACCGATAAGCCGGAAGCGCTGGGCCACATCATGACTCGTCGGGTAAAGACCTTACCCGCCACGGCGCACATCTCGGAATTGCTACCCTTAATCGTCAATGAAGGACATCACCACATTCCCATAACCGATGCGGAGGGACGTTTTGCAGGCATCGTCTTTCAAAGCCGCTTGATCTCCGCGCTGTTTACAAATCAACTACCGCAGCAAACAAAGCCTGCATTGAAAAACGCTTGA